One stretch of Natronobacterium texcoconense DNA includes these proteins:
- a CDS encoding DUF7090 family protein encodes MDYTLEIDGTPETVPGGTGILLLHPSTGETDRIDTDFLKTDTDHFLVISTRTTAREVKQKLEHYDVDEERAEILDTLSIERGYSRRKTDTIHYVAAPDDVDGIVEHIDGFLANNDGKLRISFDSVTELAYYAGDEQALEAVERIRELLEEHDAVGLFHLSEEPHNPDVVDEFRAQFDGVIDLDEDGTVDAEF; translated from the coding sequence ATGGACTACACGCTCGAGATAGATGGGACACCGGAGACGGTACCAGGGGGGACTGGGATTCTCTTGCTTCATCCGAGTACCGGCGAAACGGATCGCATCGACACCGACTTCCTCAAGACCGACACCGACCACTTCCTCGTTATTTCTACCCGGACGACCGCACGCGAAGTCAAACAGAAACTCGAGCACTACGACGTCGACGAGGAACGCGCGGAGATCCTCGACACGCTATCGATCGAACGCGGCTACTCGCGACGGAAGACCGACACCATCCACTACGTCGCCGCCCCCGACGACGTCGACGGAATCGTCGAGCACATCGACGGTTTCCTCGCGAACAACGACGGTAAACTCCGCATCAGCTTCGACTCCGTCACCGAACTCGCCTACTACGCCGGTGACGAACAGGCGCTCGAGGCCGTCGAACGCATTCGCGAACTGCTCGAGGAACACGACGCTGTCGGCCTCTTTCATCTCTCGGAAGAGCCTCACAACCCGGACGTCGTCGACGAGTTCCGTGCCCAGTTCGACGGCGTAATCGATCTGGACGAGGACGGCACCGTCGACGCAGAGTTCTGA
- a CDS encoding ABC transporter permease, with the protein MKPLTTHPDSSRSVRDRLAETDRSTAMLAVASTIVALLVISPMLWLVLRAVEVEPSRAYDLIVSSRTAWITINSIVLMALVTLFSIVLGVPLAVLTTRTDLPYPRVWTVVAALPLVIPSYIGAIAFVGMFGSGGEVDSLFGTTIPSIDGLPGAILIITLYTYPYVFLTTRAALLSMDSSIVDAARTLNAGPLEAFRRVTFPQIRPGIAAGALLAGLYAISDFGTPAFMGANVFTSRIYWEATEFGREYAALLALQLIAIVAIVLVIEAGIGRDEDATGGGGSGSTIQLGNWKWPAMGFVSLLGLVTLVVPVTIFTSWLFRSEGDPIPSYEFQWAFAYNSVRLALLAALVACLFALPVAYYSGRANSLLSRVLERATYVGFAVPGVVIGLALVFLGNRALPSLYRQGVALLVFAYVVRFLPQAVGTVRSSVLQVNDKTIEAARTLNASRFEAFRRVTLPLIMPGVIAGGVLVFLTTMKELPVTLMLRPIGMETLVSIIWNAQDALAYRYAAIPALLLILISGLSMLVLLLQEDSKLS; encoded by the coding sequence ATGAAACCACTCACTACCCATCCGGATTCTTCGCGATCGGTCCGTGATCGGCTCGCCGAGACCGATCGGTCGACAGCTATGCTGGCGGTCGCGAGCACCATCGTCGCCCTGCTCGTTATCTCGCCGATGCTCTGGCTCGTCTTACGGGCAGTCGAAGTCGAACCCTCGCGTGCGTACGACCTCATCGTCTCCTCACGAACTGCCTGGATCACGATCAACAGTATCGTCCTGATGGCGCTGGTCACGCTGTTCTCGATCGTTCTCGGCGTTCCACTGGCCGTGTTGACGACTCGGACCGACCTCCCGTATCCTCGAGTCTGGACCGTCGTCGCCGCGCTCCCGCTGGTTATCCCGAGCTATATCGGTGCGATCGCGTTCGTCGGGATGTTCGGCTCCGGTGGTGAAGTGGACTCACTCTTTGGAACGACCATTCCCTCCATCGACGGCCTCCCCGGTGCAATTCTCATCATCACGCTGTACACCTACCCCTACGTGTTCCTGACAACCAGGGCCGCGTTGCTGTCGATGGATAGTTCGATCGTCGACGCCGCCCGCACGCTCAATGCCGGACCGCTCGAGGCGTTCCGGCGGGTCACGTTCCCTCAGATCAGACCCGGGATCGCCGCAGGCGCCTTGCTCGCCGGTCTGTACGCGATTTCGGACTTCGGGACACCCGCGTTCATGGGGGCGAACGTCTTCACGAGCAGGATCTACTGGGAGGCCACCGAGTTCGGCCGCGAGTACGCCGCCCTCCTCGCACTCCAGTTGATCGCCATCGTCGCCATCGTCCTCGTCATCGAAGCCGGGATCGGCCGCGACGAAGACGCCACAGGTGGCGGCGGAAGCGGGAGTACGATCCAACTCGGCAACTGGAAGTGGCCCGCGATGGGGTTCGTCTCACTGCTCGGCCTCGTCACGCTCGTCGTCCCGGTCACCATCTTCACGAGCTGGCTGTTCCGAAGCGAAGGCGATCCAATCCCATCCTACGAGTTCCAGTGGGCGTTCGCGTACAACTCGGTTCGGCTCGCACTGTTGGCCGCACTGGTCGCGTGTCTCTTTGCCCTGCCAGTCGCGTACTATTCCGGACGGGCAAACTCTCTGCTCTCGAGGGTACTCGAGCGAGCGACCTACGTCGGATTCGCTGTCCCGGGTGTCGTCATCGGGCTCGCACTAGTGTTCCTGGGCAACCGGGCACTTCCCTCGCTGTACAGGCAGGGCGTCGCGTTGCTCGTATTCGCCTACGTCGTCCGGTTCCTGCCACAGGCTGTCGGCACCGTCCGATCCTCGGTCCTGCAGGTCAACGACAAGACCATCGAGGCCGCACGCACGCTCAACGCCAGCCGATTCGAGGCGTTTCGGCGCGTGACGTTACCACTCATCATGCCCGGCGTGATCGCCGGCGGCGTGCTCGTCTTCCTGACGACGATGAAGGAGCTACCGGTCACGTTGATGCTCAGACCCATCGGGATGGAGACACTCGTCAGCATCATCTGGAACGCCCAGGACGCGCTCGCCTACCGATACGCAGCGATCCCCGCGTTGCTTCTCATCCTTATCTCCGGGCTCTCGATGCTGGTCTTGTTGCTCCAGGAGGACAGCAAACTCAGTTGA
- a CDS encoding DUF7089 family protein yields MFEPRELSSPVERIRDEHAPEALVFDCDRDFETLPPAQAEELGLVVDSLEPASYPSSWLPEDAPTLLDRYASSDLTIGMPGDGSIAWTRQTDPPIVLVKPRVEGTPELFLDFLLAEAFVELGLEVPEHFIGFFEDAYPDLDRAVALDPGGTYQVAAALYDGWVGLGSREVFAEWHGDEPELADAWQDAGGRLEGRVSGLPRAVARGETEFADATELACAAIKHAIELPAPFAALDTDAYHEHGPDYAVRWAEKTFESLAE; encoded by the coding sequence ATGTTCGAGCCTCGCGAGCTCTCGAGCCCGGTCGAACGGATCCGGGACGAACACGCTCCAGAGGCGCTCGTTTTCGACTGCGACCGGGACTTCGAGACGTTACCACCGGCACAGGCCGAAGAACTCGGGCTCGTCGTCGACTCCCTCGAGCCCGCGAGCTATCCGTCGTCGTGGCTCCCCGAGGACGCGCCGACGCTGCTCGATCGCTACGCGAGTTCGGACCTCACGATCGGCATGCCCGGAGACGGCAGCATCGCCTGGACTCGCCAGACGGATCCGCCGATCGTCCTCGTCAAACCGCGAGTCGAGGGGACGCCCGAGTTGTTCCTCGATTTCCTGCTCGCGGAGGCGTTCGTCGAACTCGGACTCGAGGTGCCCGAACACTTCATCGGTTTCTTCGAGGACGCCTATCCTGATCTGGACCGAGCGGTCGCGTTAGATCCCGGCGGCACCTATCAGGTCGCGGCGGCGCTGTACGACGGCTGGGTCGGACTCGGGAGCCGCGAGGTGTTCGCCGAGTGGCACGGCGACGAACCGGAACTGGCCGACGCCTGGCAGGACGCAGGAGGTCGCCTCGAGGGTCGAGTTTCGGGACTCCCGCGGGCGGTCGCTCGCGGCGAGACGGAGTTTGCCGACGCGACGGAACTCGCGTGTGCAGCGATCAAACACGCGATCGAACTGCCCGCGCCGTTCGCCGCGCTCGATACTGACGCCTATCACGAGCACGGGCCCGACTACGCGGTCAGGTGGGCCGAGAAAACGTTCGAGTCGCTGGCGGAGTGA